In Candidatus Bathyarchaeota archaeon, a single genomic region encodes these proteins:
- a CDS encoding aminoglycoside phosphotransferase family protein, with translation MKEEIAAISREKIESYLSSVYRKKVKLISVREIGGEKSEKKLKGFGYGKPYLIEFKLGEKLEKVVLETVKPSSFGHEHFSDRAKILLWQHSTFNKLPKHVKSIDVGAFTEDGELKSLGNCKEFFILTEAVEGRLYHVDLDEIKEYKEISELDLDRCEALADYLAKIHSVKRDEPTLYIRRIRELLGHGECIMGLIDNYPPGLEYVDENCLCSIEKKCVEWRWKLKKKTHRLSQVHGDFHPWNIMFRKGTDFTVLDRSRGEWGEPADDVSAMTINYIFYSLQTYGRLEGPFKSLFEYFWSHYISKTQDEEIFSVIQPFYAWRALVVASPIWYPSLKTEIRVKLFNFIKNVLSTENFDIDAVNSYLEE, from the coding sequence ATGAAAGAGGAAATAGCCGCCATTTCAAGGGAAAAAATAGAGAGTTATCTAAGTTCTGTCTACAGAAAGAAGGTCAAATTAATTAGTGTTAGAGAAATTGGGGGAGAAAAATCAGAAAAGAAGCTGAAAGGCTTTGGATATGGAAAACCTTATCTAATCGAATTTAAACTCGGAGAAAAATTGGAGAAAGTTGTTTTAGAAACAGTTAAACCTAGTAGCTTCGGTCATGAACATTTCTCTGATAGAGCCAAAATACTGCTTTGGCAACATTCAACCTTCAATAAGCTACCTAAACATGTTAAATCAATAGACGTTGGAGCCTTTACAGAAGATGGCGAGTTAAAGTCGCTTGGAAACTGCAAAGAATTCTTCATATTAACAGAGGCTGTCGAAGGAAGACTATACCACGTTGACTTAGATGAAATAAAGGAATATAAGGAAATTTCCGAACTAGATTTAGACAGATGCGAAGCACTTGCAGATTACTTAGCCAAAATTCACTCCGTAAAAAGGGATGAGCCGACACTTTACATTCGCAGAATAAGGGAGCTTTTGGGACATGGAGAATGCATAATGGGTCTAATCGACAATTATCCTCCAGGACTTGAATATGTAGATGAAAACTGTCTGTGCAGTATAGAAAAGAAATGTGTAGAGTGGCGTTGGAAACTAAAGAAGAAAACCCATAGACTTTCACAGGTTCACGGAGATTTTCACCCATGGAACATTATGTTCCGTAAAGGAACAGACTTTACAGTCTTAGATAGAAGCAGAGGAGAATGGGGCGAACCAGCCGACGACGTTAGCGCAATGACTATAAACTACATTTTCTACTCGCTCCAAACGTACGGACGACTCGAAGGCCCGTTTAAGTCACTCTTCGAATACTTCTGGAGCCATTATATCAGCAAAACCCAAGATGAAGAAATATTTAGTGTGATACAGCCATTCTACGCCTGGAGAGCCCTTGTTGTAGCCTCGCCAATATGGTATCCAAGCCTAAAAACAGAAATCAGAGTTAAACTTTTCAACTTCATAAAGAATGTACTTTCAACTGAAAACTTCGACATAGACGCTGTAAACTCCTACCTAGAAGAATAG
- a CDS encoding ribosome biogenesis/translation initiation ATPase RLI — translation MVRVAVLDRDKCKPKHCGKLCYRFCPMVRSKVEAIKFEDEYPVIVESLCVGCGICVKKCPFEALHIVNLPDELEKECTHRFGLNTFKLFRLPVPSQGVVLGLIGQNGIGKTTALKILSGEIKLNLGNFENPPDWPEIITHFRGSTLQEYFQKMSEGKLRVVHKPQYVDKIPKVVSGKVDELLEKVDERDKFKEVIKQLELESILDRTLNVLSGGELQRVAIAATICREADVYLFDEPSSYLDVKQRLEAAKAIRKLVEDEKIVIVAEHDLAVLDYLSDQICIFYGSPGVYGIVSHVHGVREGINIYLQGYIADENIRFRREPIIFHVKPPTTSWESGEKLLEWNQMKKSYEGFTLEVEQGEVWRGEVIGILGANGIGKTTFVKLLAGIEEPDEGEAVKEEGITISYKPQYISAEYEGTVEELLRDIAKKEFTSSWYKTEIIQPLTLKPLMERNLSELSGGELQRVAIAACLSREAQLYLLDEPSAYLDIEERLAMARTIRRIVENRNAAAFVVEHDIVAQDFIADRLMVFTGKPGIQGLARKPTNLRDGMNMFLKEMQVTFRRDPTTKRPRVNKEGSKLDRHQKAIGEYYYIST, via the coding sequence ATGGTCAGAGTTGCGGTGTTGGATAGGGATAAGTGCAAACCCAAGCATTGCGGTAAACTATGTTACCGCTTTTGCCCGATGGTAAGGAGTAAGGTTGAAGCTATAAAATTTGAAGATGAATACCCAGTAATTGTTGAGTCTCTTTGTGTTGGATGCGGAATATGCGTTAAAAAATGCCCCTTCGAAGCATTACACATAGTGAATCTTCCAGACGAACTTGAAAAAGAATGCACCCACAGATTTGGCTTGAACACATTTAAACTGTTCAGATTACCAGTTCCCTCGCAAGGAGTAGTCTTAGGTTTAATAGGACAAAACGGAATAGGCAAAACAACAGCCCTTAAAATCCTTTCTGGAGAAATAAAGCTTAACCTAGGCAATTTTGAGAACCCTCCTGACTGGCCTGAAATAATAACCCATTTCAGAGGCTCAACCCTTCAAGAATACTTTCAAAAAATGAGTGAGGGAAAACTGAGGGTTGTGCATAAACCGCAGTATGTGGACAAGATTCCAAAGGTTGTATCTGGAAAAGTCGACGAACTACTGGAAAAGGTCGACGAAAGAGACAAGTTTAAAGAGGTAATTAAACAGTTGGAGCTTGAATCAATCCTTGATAGGACGCTTAATGTCTTAAGCGGCGGAGAACTGCAAAGAGTCGCCATAGCTGCAACTATCTGCAGAGAAGCCGACGTGTATCTTTTTGATGAACCTTCCAGCTATTTAGATGTTAAACAGCGACTGGAAGCTGCAAAAGCCATTAGAAAACTGGTGGAAGACGAAAAAATAGTTATAGTCGCTGAACACGACTTAGCTGTTTTGGATTATCTTTCAGACCAAATATGCATTTTTTATGGGAGCCCCGGCGTCTACGGTATAGTTTCTCATGTGCACGGAGTAAGGGAAGGAATAAACATTTACTTGCAAGGCTACATAGCAGACGAAAATATCCGATTTAGAAGAGAACCAATAATATTTCACGTAAAACCTCCAACTACAAGCTGGGAATCAGGCGAAAAACTGCTGGAATGGAATCAAATGAAAAAATCCTATGAAGGTTTTACCCTTGAAGTTGAGCAGGGAGAAGTCTGGAGAGGAGAAGTAATAGGGATTCTAGGGGCAAATGGAATAGGGAAAACAACTTTTGTGAAACTTCTCGCTGGAATAGAAGAACCAGACGAAGGCGAAGCCGTAAAAGAGGAAGGAATAACCATAAGCTATAAGCCTCAGTACATTTCCGCCGAATACGAGGGAACAGTTGAAGAACTTCTACGGGACATAGCCAAAAAAGAGTTCACCTCAAGCTGGTATAAAACCGAAATTATACAGCCGCTAACGCTTAAACCGCTTATGGAACGAAACCTCTCCGAACTAAGCGGCGGAGAACTTCAAAGAGTCGCCATAGCCGCATGTCTTTCACGTGAAGCCCAACTTTACCTGCTTGATGAACCAAGCGCTTATTTAGACATAGAAGAAAGGCTTGCAATGGCAAGAACCATACGGCGAATAGTTGAAAACAGAAATGCGGCGGCATTCGTAGTTGAACATGATATTGTAGCCCAAGATTTCATAGCCGACCGCTTGATGGTGTTCACCGGAAAACCTGGAATTCAAGGCCTTGCAAGGAAGCCCACAAACCTGAGAGACGGAATGAACATGTTCTTAAAGGAAATGCAAGTAACGTTCAGAAGAGATCCAACAACGAAGCGGCCGAGGGTAAACAAGGAAGGCTCAAAACTTGATAGGCATCAAAAGGCAATAGGAGAATACTATTACATTTCTACTTAA
- the tpiA gene encoding triose-phosphate isomerase, whose amino-acid sequence MTKIRLPFILVNFKTYLEATGRKALKLAKIAEKVSLETEVCIGVAPQFVDLRMVANEVSIPVFAQHIDPITPGRCTGFILPESVFEAGAIGTIINHSERRLKISQIADAIKRARETGLKSLVCIGSPRLSRKIAGFNPDMIAVEPPELIATGIAVSSAKPEVVTRTVELVKKVNPEIVVLCGAGITQGEDVATALKLGTEGVIVASGIVKAKDPYRVLTQFAESITKT is encoded by the coding sequence TTGACTAAAATTCGTTTACCGTTCATACTTGTAAACTTTAAAACTTATTTAGAAGCTACTGGTAGGAAAGCCTTAAAACTCGCTAAAATAGCCGAAAAAGTCAGCCTAGAAACCGAAGTATGCATTGGGGTCGCCCCCCAATTTGTCGACTTAAGAATGGTAGCCAACGAAGTTTCTATCCCCGTTTTCGCTCAGCATATTGACCCAATAACCCCCGGCAGATGTACCGGCTTTATCTTACCTGAATCAGTGTTTGAAGCCGGAGCAATAGGAACCATAATAAACCACTCAGAAAGACGTCTCAAAATTTCCCAAATAGCCGATGCCATAAAGAGAGCTCGTGAAACCGGGCTTAAATCACTTGTTTGTATAGGAAGTCCGCGTTTAAGCAGAAAAATAGCTGGTTTTAACCCAGATATGATTGCCGTTGAACCTCCAGAACTCATAGCAACTGGAATAGCTGTTTCAAGCGCTAAACCAGAAGTTGTCACAAGAACAGTTGAACTTGTCAAAAAAGTCAATCCTGAAATTGTTGTCCTCTGCGGGGCGGGTATAACCCAAGGTGAAGATGTTGCAACAGCCCTTAAACTTGGAACTGAAGGGGTTATCGTTGCAAGTGGCATTGTAAAAGCGAAAGACCCATATAGGGTGCTTACACAATTTGCCGAATCTATAACAAAGACATAG
- a CDS encoding DUF89 family protein, producing the protein MKIQPECAVCIIHRGYQQIAEATKDKELQFKALRALFNFLSENFCAEATPAWLGTQRDRIIKKITGNPDPYAKRKRLSNEKALEMLPTAELLVKNSKDEMGKFRKACLCAIVGNIMEFDIPGHKFEYAELKGLFENAEKDLAIDEIERIYELAKKSRNLMYLTDNAGEIAFDKLLVGELKNLGCRVTVVVKGGPVLNDATLPDAKLVGIDKIADAVITTGADAVGLQPKECSKEFLDAYYDADFIIAKGMGYAETLTELELKVPHALLFRTKCNPVARYFNVERNKNVAIILPRNRF; encoded by the coding sequence TTGAAGATTCAACCAGAATGTGCAGTGTGCATAATTCACAGAGGATACCAACAAATCGCCGAAGCCACAAAAGATAAAGAACTTCAGTTTAAGGCATTAAGGGCGCTATTCAACTTTCTTTCAGAAAACTTCTGCGCAGAAGCCACACCGGCGTGGCTTGGAACACAAAGGGATAGAATAATAAAAAAGATTACTGGAAACCCCGATCCTTACGCGAAAAGGAAGAGATTAAGCAATGAAAAGGCCCTTGAAATGCTGCCAACAGCAGAATTATTGGTAAAAAACTCTAAGGATGAAATGGGAAAGTTTAGAAAAGCATGTTTATGTGCGATTGTAGGGAACATAATGGAGTTTGACATTCCAGGCCACAAGTTTGAATACGCTGAACTTAAAGGTCTTTTTGAAAACGCTGAGAAAGACCTAGCAATAGACGAAATTGAAAGGATATACGAATTAGCCAAAAAATCCAGAAACCTCATGTACTTAACTGATAACGCCGGGGAAATAGCCTTTGACAAGCTTCTAGTCGGCGAACTAAAAAATCTCGGCTGTAGAGTTACAGTGGTTGTTAAAGGAGGCCCGGTGCTGAACGACGCAACTTTACCCGACGCTAAGCTTGTTGGAATCGACAAAATTGCCGATGCAGTTATAACTACTGGAGCCGATGCCGTAGGCCTTCAACCTAAAGAATGCTCCAAGGAATTCCTAGATGCATACTATGACGCCGACTTCATTATAGCCAAAGGAATGGGGTATGCGGAAACCCTAACCGAACTAGAGTTAAAGGTTCCGCATGCACTGCTGTTCAGAACAAAATGCAACCCAGTTGCAAGATACTTCAACGTGGAAAGAAACAAAAATGTTGCAATAATACTTCCAAGAAATAGGTTTTAA
- a CDS encoding cytidine deaminase produces the protein MKEGSLTSEDFSLLEAALKVMERAYVIWGFRVGAAVLAEDGKIYEGCNIESRISGLGICAERCAIDHAVIHGNKRILKVALVIEDDNVLNAMPCGVCRQYIHDFSDGKALIITAKAKNGEIIRESIKVKHISELLPNPFSSRIKP, from the coding sequence ATGAAAGAAGGTTCCTTAACATCGGAGGATTTCAGTTTACTTGAGGCTGCATTGAAAGTCATGGAAAGGGCCTATGTAATTTGGGGCTTTAGAGTCGGTGCAGCTGTTCTAGCTGAAGATGGAAAAATCTACGAGGGATGCAACATTGAAAGCCGAATTTCCGGACTTGGCATCTGCGCTGAAAGATGCGCAATAGACCACGCGGTTATTCACGGGAACAAGCGAATACTGAAGGTAGCCCTTGTCATCGAGGATGATAATGTTTTAAATGCCATGCCCTGCGGAGTTTGCCGTCAGTACATCCATGATTTTTCAGATGGAAAGGCGTTAATCATAACTGCAAAGGCGAAAAACGGCGAGATAATTCGTGAAAGCATAAAAGTTAAACATATCAGCGAGTTGCTACCAAACCCGTTTTCAAGTAGAATTAAGCCCTAG
- a CDS encoding glycogen debranching enzyme family protein: MKANQPEIHFGLDSIRKFEDSIHKEWIITNGLGGYASSTILGLNTRKYHGLLIAAFNPPVNRHVLLEKLDEEIIFEDEVLPLYCNEFKHGIIPEGFNFLQSFHLNPFPVFRYNVEGIEVLKRIFMLYKKNAVVVLYEVFNPHMHNIIMKIYPRINARHFHKVTCREKLGWSFVQTPFSNGTFLKIERPRVFIALTSGEGRYVPSEKWIDEVFYRVDASRGGSSLDDYYQPGSFQFEIAANTRKKFCILAIGGPNEEDVKNNFFKLNKGVEHAEILMQNEINRLRNLLDSFYTFQSGINVHEWLNWLVLAADSFIVSRKSSGTSSVIAGYHWFEDWGRDSLISLPGLTLITGKFEKARQILRTFKHYCQNGIVPNRFPDKVGDKPVYNTVDATLWFFNAILQYLKYTGDFKFVKEEFWPVLKEIINYHVNGTIYGIKVDSDGLLAHGPQLTWMDAVVKGKAVTPRSGRAVEIQALWYNALKTMEILASHFGEKAEAEKYAVMAEKTKQSFLEKFWNSKVNCLFDVVHDDGSVDTSIRPNQIVAVALDFSMLSKEQSEQVVNIVWRKLLTPYGLRTLSADDAHYRGRYVGDWDERNLAYHNGTAWPWLLGPFITAFLKVKNYEEKWRTFAFENFLKELFTKHVFEAGLGTVSEIFDGDKPYSPRGCISQAWSVAEPLRAYVEDVLLRRPPFERQILNGSY, encoded by the coding sequence ATGAAAGCTAACCAGCCGGAAATCCATTTCGGCTTGGACTCTATCCGAAAATTTGAGGATTCAATTCATAAAGAATGGATTATAACAAACGGGCTGGGCGGATACGCCTCTTCAACCATTTTAGGTTTAAACACAAGGAAATACCATGGACTGCTAATTGCAGCATTTAATCCGCCGGTAAACAGGCACGTCCTCTTAGAAAAACTCGACGAAGAAATCATTTTTGAAGACGAGGTTCTTCCACTTTACTGCAACGAGTTTAAACATGGAATAATCCCCGAAGGATTCAATTTCCTGCAAAGTTTCCATCTTAATCCATTTCCAGTTTTTAGGTACAATGTTGAAGGAATAGAAGTTCTAAAAAGAATTTTTATGCTTTACAAAAAGAACGCCGTAGTAGTCCTTTACGAAGTCTTCAATCCCCATATGCACAATATTATTATGAAGATTTATCCACGCATTAACGCTAGACACTTCCACAAGGTAACATGCAGAGAAAAATTGGGCTGGAGTTTCGTTCAAACGCCTTTTTCAAATGGAACCTTCTTGAAAATTGAACGCCCACGAGTTTTCATTGCTTTAACTTCTGGGGAAGGCCGTTACGTGCCTTCGGAAAAATGGATAGACGAAGTTTTCTATAGGGTTGATGCTTCAAGAGGTGGAAGTTCATTAGACGATTATTATCAACCGGGAAGTTTCCAGTTTGAGATAGCCGCAAACACCAGAAAGAAATTTTGCATTTTAGCCATAGGCGGACCAAACGAGGAAGATGTAAAAAATAATTTTTTCAAGTTGAACAAAGGGGTTGAACATGCTGAGATACTTATGCAAAATGAAATTAATCGTCTAAGGAATCTTTTAGACTCTTTTTACACTTTTCAAAGCGGTATAAATGTTCATGAATGGCTGAACTGGCTTGTTTTAGCCGCCGACTCCTTTATAGTTTCAAGGAAAAGCAGCGGTACTTCCTCAGTAATTGCTGGCTACCACTGGTTTGAGGATTGGGGACGTGACTCTCTAATTTCTCTTCCAGGCTTAACGTTAATAACCGGAAAATTTGAGAAGGCAAGGCAAATACTCAGAACATTCAAGCATTACTGCCAAAACGGGATAGTTCCAAATCGTTTTCCAGACAAAGTAGGGGACAAACCAGTTTATAACACAGTCGACGCCACTTTATGGTTTTTCAACGCTATTCTCCAATATTTAAAGTATACTGGAGACTTCAAATTTGTAAAAGAAGAGTTTTGGCCCGTTTTAAAGGAAATAATTAATTATCATGTGAACGGAACGATTTACGGCATTAAAGTTGATAGCGACGGATTATTAGCTCATGGCCCACAGCTAACATGGATGGACGCCGTTGTTAAAGGTAAAGCTGTAACTCCGCGAAGTGGAAGGGCTGTTGAAATTCAAGCCTTATGGTACAACGCCTTAAAAACCATGGAAATATTGGCTTCTCATTTTGGAGAAAAGGCGGAAGCCGAAAAGTATGCGGTTATGGCTGAAAAAACCAAACAAAGCTTCTTAGAAAAGTTTTGGAATTCGAAGGTTAACTGCCTATTCGATGTTGTCCATGACGATGGAAGCGTTGACACCTCTATTAGACCAAATCAAATAGTAGCCGTGGCCCTCGATTTTTCAATGTTAAGCAAGGAACAAAGCGAACAAGTTGTAAACATCGTTTGGAGGAAACTGTTAACACCTTATGGTTTAAGAACCCTTTCAGCCGACGATGCCCATTATCGCGGAAGATACGTTGGCGACTGGGACGAACGAAACTTGGCCTACCACAATGGAACTGCTTGGCCGTGGCTGTTAGGCCCATTCATAACAGCGTTTCTAAAAGTCAAGAATTACGAAGAGAAATGGAGAACTTTTGCGTTTGAAAACTTTCTGAAAGAGTTATTTACAAAACACGTTTTTGAGGCTGGGCTTGGTACCGTAAGTGAAATCTTTGACGGAGATAAGCCCTACTCACCACGAGGCTGTATCTCCCAAGCTTGGAGTGTAGCTGAACCTTTAAGAGCGTACGTTGAAGACGTTCTTCTCAGGCGGCCTCCATTTGAAAGGCAAATTTTAAATGGTTCGTACTAG